In Vigna angularis cultivar LongXiaoDou No.4 chromosome 8, ASM1680809v1, whole genome shotgun sequence, one DNA window encodes the following:
- the LOC108344952 gene encoding heat stress transcription factor C-1: MMEHNIISNTNNVIAPFVIKTYNMVNDPATDNLITWGPANNSFIVLDPLDFSHSLLPAFFKHNNFSSFVRQLNTYGFRKVDPDRWEFANEWFLRGQKHLLRNIVRRKHGGGRSSNLHLHTLKLEELDDGVMVMEIAKLKEEQKALEEELQGMNKRLETTEKRPQQMMAFLSKVVEDPQVLSRILRERERKHLSEKKRRQIPPPSTAVTSSSSSSGIKTEFEEDEGNNIMSSSPETGLEIDNNNNILYSSATAGYWGEQGCYGYNCGGVTTPLTVVTPAAPAMGGGYLGRGSYFGEMAAEGSALPPYPFSLLEGGF, translated from the exons ATGATGGAACACAACATCATCAGCAACACCAACAACGTGATCGCACCGTTTGTCATAAAAACCTACAACATGGTTAACGATCCCGCCACCGATAATCTCATCACGTGGGGCCCAGCCAACAACAGTTTCATCGTCCTCGACCCTCTCGACTTCTCTCACTCACTCCTCCCTGCTTTCTTCAAGCACAACAACTTCTCCAGCTTCGTTCGCCAACTCAACACCTAC GGTTTCAGAAAGGTGGATCCGGATCGGTGGGAATTCGCGAACGAGTGGTTCCTGCGCGGGCAGAAGCATTTGTTGAGGAACATCGTGCGGCGGAAGCATGGCGGAGGTAGGAGCAGTAATTTGCATTTGCATACCCTGAAGCTGGAAGAGTTGGACGACGGGGTCATGGTGATGGAGATAGCGAAGCTGAAGGAGGAGCAGAAGGCGTTGGAGGAAGAGCTTCAAGGAATGAACAAGAGGTTAGAGACAACGGAAAAACGACCGCAGCAAATGATGGCGTTTCTGTCAAAGGTTGTCGAGGACCCGCAGGTTCTCTCTCGGATTCTccgagaaagagaaagaaaacacCTCAGCGAGAAAAAGCGACGCCAAATTCCTCCGCCTTCGACGGCGGtgacctcctcctcctcctcatccGGCATCAAGACGGAGTTCGAAGAGGACGAGGGTAACAACATCATGTCTTCATCGCCGGAGACAGGTTTGGAAAtcgataataataataatattttatattcgtCGGCGACGGCGGGGTATTGGGGGGAACAGGGATGTTATGGGTATAATTGCGGCGGAGTAACGACGCCGTTAACGGTGGTGACACCGGCGGCGCCGGCGATGGGAGGAGGGTATTTGGGGCGTGGGAGTTATTTTGGGGAAATGGCGGCGGAGGGGAGTGCTCTGCCGCCTTATCCGTTTTCGTTGTTGGAAGGTGGGTTTTAG